One segment of Candidatus Eisenbacteria bacterium DNA contains the following:
- a CDS encoding DUF814 domain-containing protein gives MEKRLLRIAAEALRRALAPRARILEAASPGANRIDMLLERGGGEPDRIRLVVDLAPSRPCIYLARPRETVAAEFALGRHLAGRWIVGVEPSEDSPVLRILLGAAGVAGVSASLILEWLGGRPDAILVDAADDRIVATLNEPSGAHARRRARGAVYADPPAPHRPAYDTATEAQVASILGQARGASAVRTLCKSFRGLPDYIAFEAVRLRGSAADHLRALAAAPADPALYEIPGTGASIVGSNGPDGPRPDELPAAFVSPIPLETLRPFLTLQGGSIFRLMERANAAALRSEAAATAASAIGQIVDRESRRLARLRARLEEEDEEADLADEFRRQAEALLVRIQDVPRGASRFTCPDPADPSAEITINLDPRLGAAANAKALFRKARRLARGGPIRKRRMREIDQAIARLSVLRSQIGTDPAPILSGAERLLREALGPFARSARPARPGSDADAGSIRKKRREPRDEERFHPREYKTREGWTVLVGRSNEENDYLTHRLARPDDYWFHAHGCPGSHVVLRRENRKSNPSRGTIEEAASIAAYFSKARTSRKVPVLYTLKKHVRKPRGAPAGLASVSHEKTVMAVPKEPPASGAGEWDSQ, from the coding sequence GTGGAGAAGAGGCTGCTTCGGATCGCAGCGGAGGCGCTGCGGCGCGCGCTCGCCCCGCGGGCCCGGATCCTCGAGGCCGCCTCGCCGGGGGCGAACCGGATCGACATGCTGCTCGAGCGCGGAGGCGGGGAGCCCGACAGGATCAGGCTCGTCGTCGATCTCGCTCCGTCTAGGCCTTGCATCTACCTCGCGCGACCAAGAGAGACCGTGGCGGCCGAGTTCGCGCTCGGGCGGCACCTCGCGGGGCGATGGATCGTCGGCGTCGAGCCCTCCGAAGACTCCCCCGTCCTCCGCATCCTCCTGGGCGCGGCGGGTGTCGCGGGCGTATCGGCCTCGCTCATCCTGGAGTGGCTCGGGGGGCGGCCCGACGCGATTCTTGTCGACGCGGCCGATGACCGGATCGTCGCGACGCTGAACGAACCTTCCGGCGCCCACGCGAGACGGCGCGCGCGGGGGGCGGTCTATGCGGATCCCCCCGCCCCCCACCGTCCCGCGTACGACACGGCGACGGAGGCGCAGGTCGCGTCGATTCTGGGGCAGGCGCGGGGCGCGAGCGCCGTCAGGACGCTCTGCAAGTCCTTCAGGGGTCTGCCCGACTACATCGCATTCGAGGCGGTCCGCCTGAGAGGAAGCGCCGCCGATCACCTGCGCGCCTTGGCGGCCGCGCCGGCCGATCCGGCGCTCTACGAGATTCCGGGGACGGGCGCGTCGATCGTCGGGAGCAATGGTCCCGACGGCCCGCGTCCGGACGAGCTGCCGGCCGCGTTCGTGAGCCCTATCCCGCTCGAAACCCTCCGACCCTTCCTGACGCTTCAGGGCGGGAGCATCTTCCGCCTCATGGAGAGGGCCAACGCGGCCGCGCTGCGGTCCGAAGCCGCGGCCACGGCCGCCTCCGCCATCGGACAGATCGTCGATCGCGAGAGTCGGCGGCTGGCGCGCCTGCGCGCGCGCCTCGAGGAGGAGGACGAAGAGGCGGATCTGGCGGATGAGTTCCGCCGGCAGGCGGAGGCGCTCCTCGTGCGGATCCAGGACGTTCCCCGGGGGGCGAGTCGCTTCACATGCCCGGACCCCGCGGATCCGAGCGCAGAGATCACGATCAATCTCGATCCGAGGCTCGGCGCGGCGGCGAACGCGAAGGCGCTCTTCCGGAAGGCGCGCCGTCTCGCCAGGGGCGGACCGATCCGGAAGAGACGCATGCGCGAGATCGATCAGGCGATCGCCCGGCTATCGGTCCTGCGATCGCAGATCGGAACGGATCCCGCGCCCATTCTCTCCGGCGCGGAGAGGCTCCTGCGGGAGGCGCTCGGGCCCTTCGCTCGGTCCGCGCGTCCGGCGCGTCCCGGATCGGACGCGGACGCGGGGTCGATCCGGAAGAAGCGGCGCGAGCCGAGGGATGAGGAGCGGTTCCACCCCCGCGAGTACAAGACGAGGGAAGGATGGACCGTGCTCGTTGGCCGCTCCAACGAGGAGAACGACTACCTGACGCATCGCCTCGCGCGGCCGGACGACTACTGGTTCCACGCCCACGGGTGTCCGGGGAGCCATGTGGTGCTCCGGCGCGAGAACCGCAAGAGCAATCCGAGCCGCGGAACGATCGAGGAGGCGGCTTCGATCGCCGCCTACTTCAGCAAGGCGCGCACCTCGCGCAAGGTTCCAGTCCTCTATACGCTCAAGAAGCACGTGCGCAAGCCGCGCGGGGCGCCCGCGGGGCTCGCGAGCGTGAGCCACGAGAAGACCGTGATGGCCGTTCCGAAGGAGCCTCCGGCTTCGGGAGCCGGCGAATGGGATTCGCAATGA
- the murA gene encoding UDP-N-acetylglucosamine 1-carboxyvinyltransferase: MDAIEIVGGRQLSGEVEISGAKNAALPIMTAALLIPGETLIRNIPHLKDIITLLDLLKLLGVKGGYEDHSLRLDASEITSTEAPYELVKQMRASIYVLGPLLARFGRARVSLPGGCAWGPRPVDLHIKGMEALGAKIELEHGYIVASCEKLRGARIGFDVSSVGATGNVMMAATLAEGATLIENAACEPDIVALADFLVAAGARIAGQGTKSIEIEGVDSLHSVDFENIPDRIELGTYLAAGAITGGRIVCSRARPDHAGIVLDRLADMGCEIAAEGDRIRLAAPELLRAVDIRTEVYPGFPTDLQAQFMALLSVANGTGVITETIYPDRFTHLPELGRLGARITLQGNVATVRGVESLQGTNVMSTDIRASSALILAGLRAAGTTVVSRVYHIDRGYERIEQKLSGLGAVVRRIKLDDPLA, translated from the coding sequence ATGGATGCCATCGAGATCGTCGGCGGCCGGCAGCTATCGGGAGAGGTGGAGATCAGCGGGGCCAAGAACGCGGCGCTGCCGATCATGACCGCGGCTCTTCTGATCCCCGGCGAGACGTTGATCCGCAACATCCCGCATCTGAAGGACATCATCACGCTTCTCGACTTGCTGAAGCTCCTCGGCGTGAAGGGGGGCTACGAGGATCACTCGCTGCGGCTCGACGCGAGCGAGATCACCTCGACCGAGGCGCCCTATGAGCTCGTCAAGCAGATGCGCGCCTCGATCTACGTCCTGGGTCCGCTTCTCGCCCGGTTCGGGCGCGCGCGCGTCTCGCTTCCCGGTGGATGCGCCTGGGGTCCGCGCCCGGTCGACCTTCACATCAAGGGGATGGAGGCGCTCGGGGCCAAGATCGAACTGGAGCACGGCTACATCGTCGCCTCCTGCGAGAAGCTCCGCGGCGCGAGGATCGGCTTCGACGTCTCGAGCGTGGGGGCGACCGGCAACGTCATGATGGCGGCCACGCTCGCGGAGGGAGCGACGCTGATCGAGAACGCGGCCTGCGAGCCGGACATCGTCGCCCTCGCCGACTTCCTCGTCGCGGCCGGCGCGCGCATCGCAGGCCAGGGAACGAAGTCCATCGAGATCGAGGGGGTCGACTCCCTGCATTCCGTAGACTTCGAGAACATCCCCGACCGGATCGAGCTGGGGACCTACCTCGCCGCCGGGGCGATCACCGGGGGCCGAATCGTCTGTTCCCGCGCGCGGCCCGACCACGCCGGGATCGTCCTCGATCGCCTCGCCGACATGGGATGCGAGATCGCGGCCGAAGGCGACAGGATCCGATTGGCCGCCCCCGAGCTCCTGCGCGCCGTCGACATCCGAACGGAGGTCTACCCCGGCTTCCCGACCGACCTCCAGGCGCAGTTCATGGCGCTCCTGAGCGTGGCCAATGGAACGGGTGTCATCACCGAGACGATCTATCCCGACCGCTTCACGCACCTCCCGGAACTCGGCCGGCTGGGGGCCAGGATCACGCTGCAGGGGAACGTCGCCACCGTTCGCGGCGTCGAGTCGCTGCAGGGGACCAACGTGATGTCGACCGACATCCGCGCCTCCTCCGCCCTCATCCTCGCGGGGCTCCGCGCCGCCGGAACGACGGTCGTCTCGCGCGTCTACCACATCGATCGGGGATACGAGCGCATCGAACAGAAGCTCTCGGGCCTGGGCGCCGTCGTGCGGCGGATCAAGCTGGACGACCCGCTCGCGTGA